In Bacillus marinisedimentorum, the following are encoded in one genomic region:
- a CDS encoding histidinol-phosphatase, whose product MLTDYHNHLERGTLTLEYLKKFTDEAVRKGIESFGISEHAYHFYQTQNILSNPWVNERRVYDMKDYVNLFEEAWDAGIDVKMSIEMDYTPGKHKEMQGFIESYDFDYVIGSVHWVDDFGIDLAEFKEEWERRDLHKVYEGYFDQVVTLAESNLFDIIGHLDLVKIFKYVPTDESFLLGQYERAADALARSKTCVEISTAGIRKPVGELYPDPRLLQMCYDRDIPIVLSSDAHTPTDVGKDFDRAVAFARSAGYQSIMTFSKGERREYPIG is encoded by the coding sequence TTGCTGACTGATTATCATAACCATCTTGAACGGGGAACACTGACACTGGAGTATTTAAAAAAATTCACTGATGAAGCTGTCCGAAAAGGGATTGAAAGCTTCGGCATTTCTGAGCACGCTTATCATTTTTACCAGACACAGAATATATTGAGCAATCCTTGGGTGAATGAAAGAAGGGTTTACGATATGAAAGATTATGTAAACCTCTTTGAGGAAGCGTGGGATGCTGGGATTGATGTGAAAATGTCGATTGAAATGGACTATACACCCGGTAAACATAAAGAAATGCAGGGTTTTATTGAGAGCTATGATTTCGATTATGTCATTGGTTCCGTTCACTGGGTAGATGATTTCGGAATCGATCTCGCGGAGTTCAAAGAAGAATGGGAAAGACGTGACCTCCATAAAGTGTATGAGGGTTATTTTGACCAGGTTGTGACGCTCGCGGAATCTAACCTGTTTGACATCATCGGGCATCTTGATCTTGTGAAGATATTCAAGTATGTGCCGACCGACGAATCATTTTTGCTGGGACAGTATGAGCGTGCGGCAGATGCACTCGCCCGTTCCAAAACGTGTGTTGAAATTAGTACTGCAGGCATCCGGAAACCTGTCGGAGAACTGTACCCTGATCCTCGACTCCTTCAGATGTGCTATGACAGGGATATCCCGATCGTACTGTCTTCCGATGCCCACACGCCTACAGATGTAGGCAAGGATTTTGACCGAGCCGTCGCCTTTGCCCGTTCAGCCGGCTATCAGTCGATCATGACATTCAGTAAAGGCGAGCGCAGGGAGTATCCAATCGGATAG